The region TATCTTGTTCACCCGGATCGAGCGCCGGATTCGTCGTCCTCTGCAAAACCTGTTGCGGCTGTAACGAATGACCCGGAACATGCTCATTACCGCAGCAGCTTCGGTTTTATGTTTGCAAGCAGCGGCCTGCCGGTGATCGCCCCTCCGTGGACGACGTTGACAGCCTACGATCTGAACTCGGGTACCATCCGTTGGCAGATTCCGTTGGGAGAGGTCCCGGAGCTGGCTGCGAAGGGCTACACCCACACAGGCTCACACTTTCCGAAGGTGAATCCGGTCGTTACGGCAGGTGGACTTATTTTTACCGGTTCGCGCGATCGAAGGGTGAGGGCCCTTGATACCGCCACAGGGAAGGTCTTGTGGGAGGCAGAGCTGGGAGCGGGGCTGGAAGGCATGCCTGCTGTTTACGAGGTCAACGGTCGTGAATATGTCGTCTTCTGTGCGGCTGCCCGTTCGACGACCCACACGCATGCGATTCCGGGGCACCCGGTATCGCAGGTTCCTATTCACGGCGCCTATGTCGCCTTTGCATTGCCTGAGGCAGCGGTGAAAAATTGATGCGGTAAGGCGCCACGGAGTTTCTCGATCATGAATGTTGCACTTCTAGGCTATGGATTTATGGGAGGCGCTCACCTGGCGGCACTGCAGGTTGTCGAAGACGTCACGGTGAAATCCGTAGCCACGCGCACGCGTCCCTCAGCTACAGATCCTGCTCGAGGCAATCTCGATCTGAAGGCCGGCCCTCTGCCCGAGGACGTAGTGTGGCACTCTGATTGGCGAGACGTGATCGCCGATCCAGCGATCGATGCCGTCGACATCTGTCTTCCGACGGATATGCATAGAGAGGTGGTGCTGGCCTCGCTCGCTGCAGGAAAGCATGTGCTGTGTGAGAAACCGATGGCGCTGAATACGGAAGACTGCGACGCGATCCTTGCCGCGGCCCTCAAGAGTGGACGCGTCTTCATGGTGGGCCAGGTGCTGCGATTTATGTTTCCTTATCAATGCGCCGCTCGTTATGTTGCGGAGGCGGGAAGGGAAGCTGTTACCAGATGCAGCTTTCAGCGTAGCGCCGGCTATCCTGGTTGGGGAGGCTGGCTGGCGAACGAAGAGCGCAGCGGAGGAGCCATTCTCGATCTGTTGTGCCATGATCTTGACCAAGTGTTGAATATCTTCGGTCCTCCCAGGTCGGTGAATGCCACCAGCAAGGGACCCGTAGATACGGTACAAGCGACCTTGCATTATGGCGACCGGTCGGCGGTGCAGGTCGAGGGTGGCTGGTTCTCGCCGGAGACTCCATTCTCTGCCAGCTTTGTGGTGGAAGCGAAGGACGAGGTTTTGTCGTTTGAAGGTGATGTGTTGCGTCTCCAGAAAAGAGGCGAGGCCGGTAAGGTGATTGAAGTCCCCAAGCACGACCCGTACTTTGATGAGATAGCCTACTTTATTGATTGCTGCCGCAGAAACGCAGCCCCGAAGCTTTGCCTCCCGGAGGAGTCGGCTGCCGCGGTGCGGCTTTCGAATCTGGTGAGAGCATCGCGTGACTTGAGCGGAAAGGAATTGGAATGGCAAGGATAGAGCCGATGGAGACGGGATTGGTTGTATGGGCTGAGGACAACGCTACCGTGACTCTTAACTATTTGCGGTCATTCGGTCTGAGGGCGATGCAACTGGGAGTGCCCCCGGGCGTCGATTGTGGCAGGGCATTACCGGAGTGGAAGACGGAGCTGGCGGACTCGGGCGTTGTCATCACTGGTGCTGTTTGCTCCTATGCGGGTGAAGACTATTCAGATCTCGAACGGGTACATGAATCTGTCGGCTTCACTACGCCGAAGTACAGGGCAGAGCGAATTGCACGGACCAAGGAAGTAGCGGATTTTGCACATAGCCTCGGGGTCGGTTCCGTCTCCTGTCACATAGGCTTTGTTCCTGAAGACCCTCAGGCCCAGCTTTATCGGGATATGGTCGAGCTTACCCGAGAGCTTTGCGATGCATGCGCAGACTTCGGCCAGAACTTCGTTCTCGAGACAGGCCAGGAATCAGCGGCCGTGCTGCTCCGTTTTATCGCCGATGTCAATCGTCCGAATCTGAAGGTCAACTTCGACCCTGCCAACATGATCTTCTATGGTTCGGGCGATCCTATCCAGGCGCTCGGTATGTTGAGCGAGCATGTATTGTCCGTTCACTGCAAAGACGGCAATCCTCCGAAGGAACCTGGCTCGCTCGGTTCAGAATGCGCACTTGGTGATGGCGAGGTGGATTTTCCTGCATTTTTGCGGCAACTGAAACAGATGGGATACACAGGCGCGCTCACGATCGAGCGCGAAGAACCGAACATGGAAAAGAAGAACGCAGATGTTCGGACGGCCATTGAAAGGCTGAAATCCTGGAAGGCCGGCGCAGGTCTGTAGAGAATCCGGAGGGAAGGAAGAGTGACTTCTTTCCGTGCACGGACGGAAACTCCTTCTATCATCCTGCAAAAACCACTCGGATTCTTCGCGGCGTTCAGAATGGCGGAATACCGCTGCAGGCGATACCGAAGCCTTATGCCACGACTGTTTCTGCATGCGGTGCTGGAGCAACCGGCTTGAGCACGGGCGCGAGCCAGTGGCCGGTGTGCGAGCCCGGGTTAGCGGCGATCTCTTCGGGAGTGCCGATGGCGACGACCTGACCGCCACGGCTGCCTCCCTCTGGTCCCATGTCAATAATCCAGTCCGCAGACTTGATGACGTCGAGATTGTGTTCGATGACCAGCAGTGAGCCGCCACCGTCGATCAGTTTGCGGAAGGCTGCGAGGAGTTTGGCGACATCGTCGAAGTGCAGACCGGTGGTAGGTTCGTCAAGGATATAGAGGGTGCGGCTGCGGGCTTTTGCAGCGGCCTCGTTGCCGTTGGAACGGTTGAGGGCGGAACGTGTTGTCGCGAGATGCGAGGCGAGCTTGACGCGTTGCGCTTCGCCGCCCGACAGAGTGGTGGCAGATTGGCCAAGGCGCACGTAGCCCAGTCCAACCTCGTCGAGAACGTAGAGCTTATCCACGATCTTGGGATGCCCGGCGAAATAGACCAGGGCTTCTTTCACGGTCATGTTCAGGACATCATGAATGTTTTTGCCCTTGTAACGAATCTCAAGGATAGAAGATTTGTAGCGTGTCCCGTTGCATTCTTCGCAAGGAAGTTCGACGTCGGCAAGAAACTGCATCTCCACCGTTACCGTGCCGTCTCCTTCGCAGACGTCGCAACGCCCGCCGGGAACGTTGAAGGAGAAGTGTCCGGCGGTGAGGCCGCGGCGCTTGGCGTCGGGCTGTGCGGCGAACAGAGCGCGGATATCGTCGAAGGCTTTGATGTAGGTCACGGGATTGGAGCGGGGGGTGCGCCCGATCGGAGACTGATCCACGAGCACAACATCGTTCAGGTGCTGGGTTCCCGAGATCTCTCGGTAAAGATTGGTAGGATCGACACCGTCATTTGCGCCTTCCTGCCCCAGTGCCTGAATGAGTGCACGGTACAGGACCTGATGGACCAGTGTGGATTTCCCGGAGCCGGAGACTCCAGTGACGCAAACGAGCATGTTCAGGGGAATCTCAACATCGACTCCACGCAGGTTGTGAATGCGTGCACCTGTCAGCTTCAGACGCTCGCGGCCGGGCTCGCGTCGATGTTTTGGAATAGTAATGGAGGCACGGCCCGAGAGGTATTTGCCGGTGATGGAGTTTGGGTTGCGCGTGACCTCAGCCACCGTTCCGCTGGCGAGCAGCTGCCCGCCAAGCTCACCCGCGCCGGGGCCGAGGTCCAGCAGATGGTCGGCGGAACGGATCACGTCGGGATCATGCTCGACGACGAGAATTGTATTTCCAAGATCGCGCAGCTCTTCCATGATGTGGATCAGGCGCGCGGTATCGCGGGTGTGCAGGCCGATAGAGGGCTCGTCGAGGACATAGAGTGCGCCGACCAGGCGCGAGCCGAGCGAGGTTGCAAGCTGAATCCGTTGGGATTCGCCTCCGGAGAGCGTAGAGGAGAGCCGGTCGAGCGTCAGGTAGTCGAGTCCAACCTGATCGAGGAAGTGGATGCGTTGGCGAACCTCTTCGAGGATCTTGCCGGCGATCTCAGTTTGCGAGGGAGTGAGACGGAGGGCAGTGAAGAAGTCTCGCGCGCCGATCACAGTAAGGGCGGCAACTTCGCAGATGTTCTTGTCGTTCAGGAGAACGGCGCGGGCTTCTGC is a window of Edaphobacter sp. 12200R-103 DNA encoding:
- a CDS encoding Gfo/Idh/MocA family protein, with translation MNVALLGYGFMGGAHLAALQVVEDVTVKSVATRTRPSATDPARGNLDLKAGPLPEDVVWHSDWRDVIADPAIDAVDICLPTDMHREVVLASLAAGKHVLCEKPMALNTEDCDAILAAALKSGRVFMVGQVLRFMFPYQCAARYVAEAGREAVTRCSFQRSAGYPGWGGWLANEERSGGAILDLLCHDLDQVLNIFGPPRSVNATSKGPVDTVQATLHYGDRSAVQVEGGWFSPETPFSASFVVEAKDEVLSFEGDVLRLQKRGEAGKVIEVPKHDPYFDEIAYFIDCCRRNAAPKLCLPEESAAAVRLSNLVRASRDLSGKELEWQG
- a CDS encoding sugar phosphate isomerase/epimerase, whose translation is MARIEPMETGLVVWAEDNATVTLNYLRSFGLRAMQLGVPPGVDCGRALPEWKTELADSGVVITGAVCSYAGEDYSDLERVHESVGFTTPKYRAERIARTKEVADFAHSLGVGSVSCHIGFVPEDPQAQLYRDMVELTRELCDACADFGQNFVLETGQESAAVLLRFIADVNRPNLKVNFDPANMIFYGSGDPIQALGMLSEHVLSVHCKDGNPPKEPGSLGSECALGDGEVDFPAFLRQLKQMGYTGALTIEREEPNMEKKNADVRTAIERLKSWKAGAGL
- the uvrA gene encoding excinuclease ABC subunit UvrA; translation: MSTQTPEQNQNQITIRGARTHNLKGVDVDIPHNALTVVSGVSGSGKSSLAFDTVYAEGQRRYVESLSAYARQFLERIEKPDVDHIDGLAPAIAIKQKNQTRNPRSTVATATEIYDYLRLLYARCGTVTCLHCGGIVKTDTVDEIVDALFALPEGARVYALFPIVRADIKLEPMQSSSTETPPESPKPRKTAAKKATKATKPAPSLDLTDSLKERLTELRRRGYNRLFQNGSVVEFSTPESLLELDFSQPIFVLVDRLALSPEIRSRIVDAIETGYRESGEVRFLTVPREGEGEPRTLRFSSAFECTTCHRAYREPEPRLFSFNNPYGACPRCQGFGNTIDFDPNLIIPDKSKTLAQGAVAPWTTTKYRPHHTEMLRAAKAAGVPTDVPWYDLAPEQQRFIEDGSGSFPGIRGFFNALEQKKYKLHVRVFLSKYRGYATCPECRGQRLRAEARAVLLNDKNICEVAALTVIGARDFFTALRLTPSQTEIAGKILEEVRQRIHFLDQVGLDYLTLDRLSSTLSGGESQRIQLATSLGSRLVGALYVLDEPSIGLHTRDTARLIHIMEELRDLGNTILVVEHDPDVIRSADHLLDLGPGAGELGGQLLASGTVAEVTRNPNSITGKYLSGRASITIPKHRREPGRERLKLTGARIHNLRGVDVEIPLNMLVCVTGVSGSGKSTLVHQVLYRALIQALGQEGANDGVDPTNLYREISGTQHLNDVVLVDQSPIGRTPRSNPVTYIKAFDDIRALFAAQPDAKRRGLTAGHFSFNVPGGRCDVCEGDGTVTVEMQFLADVELPCEECNGTRYKSSILEIRYKGKNIHDVLNMTVKEALVYFAGHPKIVDKLYVLDEVGLGYVRLGQSATTLSGGEAQRVKLASHLATTRSALNRSNGNEAAAKARSRTLYILDEPTTGLHFDDVAKLLAAFRKLIDGGGSLLVIEHNLDVIKSADWIIDMGPEGGSRGGQVVAIGTPEEIAANPGSHTGHWLAPVLKPVAPAPHAETVVA